The genomic interval agacccataaggctggtaccccatgtcatgaacccaagacccataaggctggtaccccatgtcatgaacccaagacccataaggctggtaccccatgtcatgaacccaagacccataaggctggtaccccatgtcatgaacccaagacccataaggctggtaccccatgtcatgaacccaagatccataaggctggtaccccatgtcatgaacccaagacccataaggctggtaccccatgtcatgaacccaagatccataaggctggtaccccatgtcatgaacccaagatccataaggctggtaccccatgtcatgaacccaagatccataaggctggtaccccatgtcatgaacccaagatccataaggctggtaccccatgtcatggacccaagatccataaggctggtaccccatgtcatggacccaagatccataaggctggtaccccatgtcatgaacccaagatccataaggctggtaccccatgtcatgaacccaagacccataaggctggtaccccatgtcatgaacccaagatccataaggctggtaccccatgtcatgaacccaagacccataaggctggtaccccatgtcacgaacccaagacccataaggctggtaccccatgtcacgaacccaagacccataaggctggtacctcCTGTCATGAAaccaagacccataaggctggtaccccatgtcatgaacccaagatccataaggctggtaccccatgtcatgaacccaagacccataaggctggtaccccatgtcatgaacccaagatccataaggctggtaccccatgtcatgaacccaagatccataaggctggtaccccatgtcatgaacccaagatccataaggctggtaccccatgtcacgaacccaagatccataaggctggtaccccatgtcatggacccaagatccataaggctggtaccccatgtcatgaacccaagatccataaggctggtaccccatgtcatgaacccaagatccataaggctggtaccccatgtcatgaacccaagatccataaggctggtaccccctgtcatgaacccaagatccataaggctggtaccccatgtcatgaacccaagacccataaggctggtaccccatgtcatgaacccaagatccataaggctggtaccccatgtcatgaacccaagatccataaggctggtaccccatgtcatgaacccaagatccataaggctggtaccccatgtcatgaacccaagatccataaggctggtaccccatgtcatgaacccaagatccataaggctggtaccccatgtcatgaacccaagatccataaggctggtaccccatgtcatgaacccaagatccataaggctggtaccccatgtcatgaacccaagatccataaggctggtaccccatgtcatgaacccaagatccataaggctggtaccccatgtcatgaacccaagacccataaggctggtaccccatgtcatgaacccaagacccataaggctggtaccccatgtcatggacccaagatccataaggctggtaccccatgtcatgaacccaagacccataaggctggtaccccatgtcatgaacccaagacccataaggctggtaccctatgtcatgaacccaagacccataaggctggtaccccatgtcatgaacccaagacccataaggctggtaccccatgtcatgaacccaagacccataaggcttgtaccccatgtcatgaacccaagatccataaggctggtaccccatgtcatgaacccaagacccataaggctggtaccccatgtcatgaacccaagatccataaggctggtaccccatgtcatgaacccaagatccataaggctggtaccccatgtcatgaacccaagatccataaggctggtaccccatgtcatggacccaagatccataaggctggtaccccatgtcatggacccaagatccataaggctggtaccccatgtcatgaacccaagatccataaggctggtaccccatgtcatgaacccaagatccataaggctggtacctcctgtcatgaacccaagatccataaggctggtaccccatgtcatgaacccaagatccataaggctggtaccccatgtcatggacccaagatccataaggctggtaccccatgtcatgaacccaagatccataaggctggtaccccatgtcatgaacccaagacccataaggctggtaccccatgtcatgaacccaagatccataaggctggtaccccatgtcacgaacccaagatccataaggctggtaccccatgtcatgaacccaagatccataaggctggtacctcctgtcatgaacccaagatccataaggctggtaccccatgtcatgaacccaagatccataaggctggtaccccatgtcatgaacccaagacccataaggctggtaccccatgtcatgaacccaagatccataaggctggtaccccatgtcatgaacccaagatccataaggctggtaccccatgtcatgaacccaagatccataaggctggtaccccatgtcacgaacccaagatccataaggctggtaccccatgtcacggacccaagatccataaggctggtaccccatgtcatgaacccaagatccataaggctggtaccccatgtcatgaacccaagatccataaggctggtaccccatgtcatgaacccaagatccataaggctggtaccccctgtcatgaacccaagatccataaggctggtaccccatgtcatgaacccaagacccataaggctggtaccccatgtcatgaacccaagatccataaggctggtaccccatgtcatgaacccaagatccataaggctggtaccccatgtcatgaacccaagatccataaggctggtaccccatgtcatgaacccaagatccataaggctggtaccccatgtcatgaacccaagatccataaggctggtaccccatgtcatgaacccaagatccataaggctggtaccccatgtcatgaacccaagatccataaggctggtaccccatgtcatgaacccaagatccataaggctggtaccccatgtcatgaacccaagatccataaggctggtaccccatgtcatgaacccaagacccataaggctggtaccccatgtcatgaacccaagacccataaggctggtaccccatgtcatggacccaagatccataaggctggtaccccatgtcatgaacccaagacccataaggctggtaccccatgtcatgaacccaagacccataaggctggtaccccatgtcatgaacccaagacccataaggctggtaccccatgtcatgaacccaagacccataaggctggtaccccatgtcatgaacccaagacccataaggctggtaccccatgtcatggacccaagacccataaggctggtaccccatgtcatgtacccaagatccataaggctggtaccccatgtcatgtacccaagacccataaggctgtACAAATTCTGTGATAcattttgtgatttttttttcacgTTAATGTCATATAAAGCAAGAAAAAGTCACATGTGCTCAGTTTTAGGACAAATTTAAGCAGAATACATAATACAACAACAATTGGGCCATTTTCCACGGTAACAGTGCAGGGATTGGTCCAAATTACGAAGCCGCTTTTGAATGGACCCGTTTGTGCACTAAAAGTGCGGGGATTGGTCAAAATTGCGAGCTCTCGCATAATCTGCGCTGATTGGTTGATTTTGCATTGAATTATGCGATCTCGGAAACCTGGAGGGACTGATTAAATTGTCCAATTGTGGCATGATTCCACAATTTATATCCGTTTGCATCAGTTCCAATGGGCTACTTTTATTTTGAACCCAAACAGCCGATTCTACTATTGTTGCTCAGGCTAATGATGTTCACAACACACAATAAAGAGATAGGACGGAGACTGTGTGAGAGGTGAAAGCGAAGCAGGGAGGGATGGTGAATGAttcacagagagagcaggggcATATTCATTACGGAAACCGTTTAACGTTTAAGAACTAAATGGAAGCACACAGAGAGCGCAGGGGCATATTCATTACGGAAACCGTTTAACGTTTAAGAACTAAATGGAAGCACACAGATcaaaatgagagtttctattgggaTAAATTCAGGTATGTCCCTCCACGTTTCGTTCGGTTTGCTTCCGTTTCAAGGCAAACTATTTCCAAAATAGTTATGTGAAACCACACTGTTATTCTAATAAATAGTTGTATTTAGTTTAGTAGAAGCTCATGTCTTAAGGATCCTAAATAATGCCATAGATTACATTAAAAATATATTAAACTAGACGGCAAGAAAAGTATGACGTAAGATGCAAACCTGGTATTCCAACTGATTATAAGCTGCAATATTATCTTCTGATTCAAAATGTTTTTCTTATGTTGTTCTTTCCTAAAAAGGTACTAAACAGACTCTGCCCTTGGAAGGGAGAGGGCTGATACTCGGTTCCAGGAACCGGATGACATGTACGTGACATATTGCATTGGTTCTCGGTCAGAaccagatttttttaaatttgatcTGATCACTGTTTGTTTTATTGGAATATGAAGGTGAACTTTGCTCTATGTGAAATAGGTGAACTTTGCTCTGTGTGAAGGAGGTGAACTTCACGACCAGAGATTCTCTGCACTGTGTTTATAAATGCAGAAAGTACAAGAGCTGTATAACGTGTAAAGTGGATAAAAAGTTTGTAATGGGACCTGGGCTGTGTATTTACATCCAACGGCCACACAATGGCGGTATTGGGATCTGAAAAGAAACGTGTGTGGATGACCAGGTCGTAACACTACAATTAGGCCCAGCTGATTTAAAATAGAAACACAGTATGTCTTGATAAATTACACAAATCAATCTATATTGATTGTTCTcatgtatatttgtgtgtgtttgtgtcttaaGTTTTGTCTTCTGAATGTTAATAAATACACAGACGACCTTGTTCTTTAGTGTGATGATTTTTATTGGTTTGTGGTGATTAAAGTTGAATCAAAGCAGCTGCAGGGATCATGTCAACAGACATTTAAGATTCTATTTTGGAATGACTGGACAGCAGAACCCCCAGAGGAACAGAAtgagagttctacagaacaccaGCTAGAGTTCTACATTCTAGGAGAATTCCAGCCACCAGCCAGTAGTGTGCAGGATCCAGACATGACATCATGCCATGGATTTAATACCTCCTGGTGTCTAACTTTAACAAGACTTATACCCCTAATGCATCCATAGTATTACTATCTTTCTTTCATCTGGTGGAAATGGGTTTCTGAGTCCTACTCAAACTGAGACCAGAATTAATTTATGATTGAACTGACTGAACTGAACATTCAATGTGAATGCAGTCTTATTATCATATTATATTAAGTAGCCTATTGAATCCCAGCCTGAATATTCAGTAGCCTATAGCAGGGTAAGGACTGAATATTCAGTAGCCTATTGAATCCCACCCTGAATATTCAGTAGCCTATAGCAGGGTCAGGACTAAATATTCAGGAGCCTATAGCAGGGTCAGGATAAGGACTGAATATTCAGTAGCTTATAGCAGGGTCAGGACTGAATATTCAGTAGCCTATAGCAGGGTTAGGATAAGGACTGAATATTCAGTAGCCTATTGTAGGGTAAGGACTGAATATTCAGTAGCCGatcgatagatagatagatagatagtgagGCTGTTGAACaaaaatgtttcatgagctgaaattaaagatcccagaaatgttccatacgcacaaaaagcctGTTTCGCTAAAATGTTGTCCACAAATGTTcccatccctgttggtgagcatttcatcctttgtcaagatagtccatccacctgacaggtgtggcataccaagaaactgattaaacagcatgatcattacacaggtgcaccttgtacaataaaaggccactctaaaatgtgcagttttgtcacacaacacatatCGCAATGCCACAGtcagcaattggcatgctgactgcaggaatgcacACCAGAGCTAtttccagataatttaatgttaatttctctgccataagccgcctccaacgttgttttagaaaatttggcagaacgtccaaccggcctcacaaccgcagaccacatgtaaccacaccagcccaggatcaTTAGCGGggtgaggagtatttctgtctgtagtaTTGCCCTTTTGTgtgtagggggggagagagggggagagagagagagagagagagagcaagagagagagagagcaagagagagagagagcaagagagagagagagcaagatagagagagaagggtactCCAGGGTAGGGTGCTCCTGCATTCGGTCATGTTGTTGGAGAGGTGGCGGTGGTGTTGCTAGGGGAGTTGCTACGGGGCTCCAGCCTCAGTTTGATTGGTCGTTTTGGCATCAGCAGACCCTGGATGTCCATCTCCAACGGGATCTACAGAGAATAAAATAACAGAACTGAACCCTGGTTGTCCATCTCCAACAGGATCTACAGAGAATAACACAACATAACCCTGGTTGTCCATCTCCAACAGGATCTATAGAGAATAACAGAACAGAACCCTGGTTGTCCATCTCCAACGGGACCTATAGAGAATAACAGAACAGAACCCTGGTTGTCCATCTCCAACAGGATCTATAGAGAATAACAGAACAGAACCCTGGTTGTCCATCTCCAACAGGATCTACAGAGAATAACAGAACTGAACCCTGGTTGTTCATCTCCAACAGGATCTATAGAGAATAACAGAACAGAACCCTGGTTGTCCATCTCCAACGTgatccaacttgtaagtcgctctggataagagcgtctgctaaatgacttaaatgtaaatgtaaatctataGAGAATAACAGAACAGAACCCTGGTTGTCTATCTCCAACATGATCTACAGAGAATAACAGAAGAGAACCCTGGTTGTCCATCTCCAACATGATCTACAGagaataacagaacagaacagaaccctggTAGTCCATCTCCAACTTGATCTACAGagaataacagaacagaacagaaccctggTAGTCCATCTCCAACTTGATCTACAGagaataacagaacagaactgaaCACTGGTTGTCCATCTCCAACATGATCTACAGaaaataacagaacagaacagaaccctggTTGTCCATCTCCAACATGATCTATAGAGAATAACAggccatgttaaaacaggtgctgaccatgttaaaacagacagtgaccatgttaaaaaaggcactgaccatgttaaaacagatggtgaccatgttaaaacaggcagtgaccatgttaaaataggcagtgaccatgtttaaacaggcagtgaccatgttaaaacaggcagtgaccatgttaaaaaaggcactgaccatgttaaaacaggcggtgcccatgttaaaacaggcggtgaccatgttaaaacaggtggtgatcatgttaaaacaggtggtgaccattttaaaacaggtggtgaccatgttaaaacaggcagtgaccatgataaaacaggcggtgaccatgttaaaacaggcagtgaccatgttaaaacaggcggtgaccatgttaaaacaggtggtgaccatgttaaaacaggtggtgaccatgttaaaacaggcagtgaccatgttaaaacaggtggtgaccatgttaaaacaggcagtgaccatgttaaaacaggtggtgaccatgttaaaacaggtggtgaccatgtaAAACAGGtgatgaccatgttaaaacaggtggtgaccatgtaAAACAGGtgatgaccatgttaaaacaggcagtgaccatgttaaaacaggtggtgaccatgttaaaacaggcagtgaccatgttaaaacaggcagtgaccatgttaaaacaggtggtgaccatgttaaaacaggcagtgaccatgttaaaacaggtggtgaccatgttaaaacaggtggtgaccatgtaAAACAGGtgatgaccatgttaaaacaggcagtgaccatgttaaaacaggtggtgaccatgttaaaacaggcagtgaccatgttaaaacaggtggtgaccatgttaaaacagacggtgaccatgttaaaacaggcagtgaccatgttaaaacaggtggtgaccatgtaAAACAGGtgatgaccatgttaaaacaggcagtgaccatgttaaaacaggtggtgaccatgttaaaacaggcagtgaccatgttaaaacagatggtgaccatgttaaaacaggtggtgaccatgttaaagcAGGtgctgaccatgttaaaacaggtactgaccatgttaaaacaggtagtgaccatgttaaaacaggtactgaccatgttaaaacaggcagtgaccatgttaaaacaggtactgaccatgttaaaacaggtggcgGCAAGTGCAGCCTCTATCTATGAATGATAGTGATGTTTGATGATGTCATATTCTGTCTGCTCAGGTGAGCGTCTCACCTCGGTCTCGTCGCAGACGGAAAAAGTGAAACTCTGGAGGATCTCGACCATGGCCAGTTTGATCATGAGCAGGGCGAAGCGCATCCCGATACAGTTCCTGGGCCCCGCCCCAAACGGCATGTACGTGTACGGATCAATAGACTCCTTGTTCTCCTTACTGAACCTGGACAGGGAGAGGGCAGACACATTGCACATTTTATTGTAGTTCATTTGTGGTTATGTTATGGTTGTGTTATGGTAGTACTGTGGTTGTTTTAAGGTTGTGTTATGGTTGGATTGTGGTTACGGTGCGGTCAGTACCTCTCTGGTTTGAACTCCTCAGGGTCGGACCAGATCTCTGGGTCACGGTGGAGGGTCCACGTGGGAACCATGACAACGCAGTCTTTGGGGATGACGATGCCGTTGATCTCCACCGTCTTCTTGGCGACCCTCTCCAGTCGCGGGGCAATGGGGTACAGTCTCAGAGACTCGTTCAACACACAGTCCAAATAATCCATCTGCATCAGAGCTTCGTACTGGATTGGAGCCTGCACCGTGGTTACACacacatcagtacctcaccacatctggcaccGTGGTTACACACACATCTGTACCTCATCACATCTGGCACCGTGGTTACATacacatcagtacctcaccacatctggcaccATGGATACATacacatcagtacctcaccacatctggcaccggggttacatacacatcagtacctcaccacatctggcaccgtggttacatacacatcagtacctcaccacatctggcaccgtggttacatacacatcagtacctcaccacatctggcaccgtggttacatacacatcagtacctcaccacatctggcaccGGGGTTACAAACAaatcagtacctcaccacatctggcaccgtggttacacacacatcagtacctcaccaGATCTGGCACCGTGGTTATACacacatcagtacctcaccacatctggcaccgtggttacatacacatcagtacctcaccacatctggcaccGTGGTACATACACATCAGTAACTCACCACATCTGGCACCGGGGTTACATACAaatcagtacctcaccacatctgACACCGGGGTTACATACAaatcagtacctcaccacatctggcaccGGGGTTACATACAaatcagtacctcaccacatctggcaccgtggttacacacacatcagtacctcaccacatctggcaccgtggttacacacatcagtacctcaccacatctggcaccGGGGTTACACACAaatcagtacctcaccacatctggcaccGTGGTTATACacacatcagtacctcaccacatctgacacccacacagtatctgtctcctcctgcagtttggtcatggtgtgggggttaccttgttggggaacacagtatctatctcctcctgtagtttggtcatggtgtgggggttaccttgttggggaacacagtatctatctcctcctgtagtttggtcatggtgtgggggttaccttgttggggaacacagtatctatctcctcctgcaggttggtcatggtgtgggggttaccttgttggggaacacagtatctatctcctcctgcagtttggtcatggtgtgggggtTACCTTGTTAGGGAACACAGTATCTATCTCCTCCTGAagtttggtcatggtgtgggggttaccttgttggggaacacagtatctatctcctcctgcagtttggtcatggtgtgggggtTACCTTGTTAGGGAACACAGTATCTATCTCCTCTGGcagtttggtcatggtgtgggggtTACCTTGTTAGGGAACACCGTATCTATCTCCTCCTGcagtttggtcatggtgtgggggtTACCTTGTTAGGGAACACAGTATCTATCTCCTCCTGcagtttggtcatggtgtgggggttaccttgttggggaacacagtatctatctcctcctgcaggttggtcatggtgtgggggttaccttgttggggaacacagtatctatctcctctggcagtttggtcatggtgtgggggttaccttgttggggaacacagtatctatctcctcctgcagtttggtcatggtgtgggggttaccttgttggggaacacagtatctatctcctcctgcagtttggtcatggtgtgggggttaccttgttggggaacacagtatctatctcctcctgtagtttggtcatggtgtgggggtTACCTTGTTAGGGAACACAGTATCTATCTCCTCCTGcagtttggtcatggtgtgggggtTACCTTGTTAGGGAAGACAGTATCTACCTCTTCCTGCAGTTTGGTCATGGTGTTGGGGTTACCTTGTTGGGGAACACAGTATCTATCTCCTCCTGCAGGttggtcatggtgtgggggttaccttgttggggaacacagtatctatctcctcctgcagtttggtcatggtgtgggggtTACCTTGTTGGGGAACACAGTATCTAGCTCCTCCTGcagtttggtcatggtgtgggggtTACCTTGTTGGGGAACACCGTATCTATCTTCTCCTGcagtttggtcatggtgtggggATTACCTTGTTGGGTAACACAGTATCTGTCTCCTCCTGcagtttggtcatggtgtgggggttaccttgttggggaacacagtatctatctcctcctgtagtttggtcatggtgtgggggttaccttgttggggaacacagtatctatctcctcctgcagtttggtcatggtgtgggggtTACCTTGTTGGGGAACACAGTATCTATCTCCTCCTGCAGTTTGGTCATGGTGTAGGGGTTACCTTGTTGGGGAACACAGTATCTATCTCCTCCTGcagtttggtcatggtgtgggggttaccttgttggggaacacagtatctatctcctcctgcagtttggtcatggtgtgggggttaccttgttggggaacacagtatctgtctcctcctgcagtttggtcatggtgtgggggttaccttgttggggaacacagtatctatctcctcctgcagtttggtcatggtgtggggATTACCTTGTTGGGGAAGACAGTATCTACCTCTTCCTGcagtttggtcatggtgtggggATTACCTTGTTCAGGAACACAGTATCTATCTCCTCCTGcagtttggtcatggtgtgggggtTACCTTGTTGGGGAACACCGTATCTATCTCCTCCTGcagtttggtcatggtgtgggggttaccttgttggggaacacagtatctatctcctcctgcagtttggtcatggtgtgggggttaccttgttggggaacacagtatctatctcctcctgcagtttggtcatggtgtggggATTACCTTGTTGGGTAACACAGTATCTGTCTCCTCCTGcagtttggtcatggtgtgggggtTACCTTGTTGGGGAACACAGTATCTATGTCCTCTGGcagtttggtcatggtgtgggggttaccttgttggggaacacagtatctatctcctcctgtagtttggtcatggtgtgggggttaccttgttggggaacacagtatctatctcctcctgcagtttggtcatggtgtgggggttaccttgttggggaacacagtatctatctcctcctgcagtttggtcatggtgtgggggtTACCTTGTTAGGGAACACAGTATCTATCTCCTCCTGcagtttggtcatggtgtgggggtTACCTTGTTAGGGAACACAGTATCTATGTCCTCCTGcagtttggtcatggtgtgggggtTACCTTGTTGGGGAACACAGTATCTATCTCCTCCTGCAGTTTGGTCATGACATGGGGGTTGGTTGCCAGGTTATAGGCCAGGAAACTCATAGTACTGCTGCTGGTCTCGTAGCCGGCGAAGATGAAGATCATGGCCTGAGACAAGATCTCATGATCAGTCAGtcctgtggagggagagagagaaagagagagagagagagtttccaGGTGTGTGTAGCAGTAGTTTAAAGGTGTGTGTTTAAAACAGGTTTGTGTTTGTAACAGGTGTGTGTTGGTAACTGTAGtttacaggtgtgtgtttgtaacagtagtttacaggtgtgtgtttgtaacaATAGTTTCCAGGTGTTTGTTCTGCAGGTACCTTTAGTCTGTTCCTCTCCTGTCTTTGTGTCGCTGCCTTTCTGAGAGTCGATCATCAGTTGTAAGAAATCCACCCGATTCTGGAAGCAGAAAGACATGAGGTCAAATCCGTCCAATCACAACCAACACAAACAGATTCTAATGGATCTGGTCCAATCACAACCAACTCCAACATATTCTACTGGATCTCGTCCAATCACAACCAACACAAACAGATTCTTATATGAATGTAGATATTTAGGTCCCAATAGTAGTGTTTTTATCAAATTCCATCATGATATTGATATGGACATTTCATTTTGGTGCCCATCACTAGTTACATAGGTTTCCTaaacataataaataaatacagaatatTACAATACAAATACAAACGTACAGAATTAAATATCAACATAACAATCAAATATGAATATAAAACATGTTTACAGTTGAGTTCCCAGTTTCACGTCCAGATTTGATCTTAGCCAGCGAGGCGTAAAAGAAGTCTGTCACCGCAGTCGGGAAGAAAGAAAACTTAATCTTCTCCATGATAGGACCAGTGAAGGGAAACAaagctggagaaggagaggagaggaacgtTTTACAGAAAGTTTTAGTTAAGTTTAATAAtttaccatttaaaaaaaacaagcacacatacaaCTTGataaagccatacatgcacattagtaaaatcatggaggataacacacgataaagtctgggacttatttccattgttaaatcatggaggataacacacaataaagtctgggtgtcacgt from Salvelinus alpinus chromosome 2, SLU_Salpinus.1, whole genome shotgun sequence carries:
- the LOC139547701 gene encoding cytochrome P450 3A27, which codes for MGFLPYFSAETWTLLALLITLIVVYGYWPYGVFTKMGIPGPKPLPYFGTMMEYKKGFTNFDTECFQKYGKIWGIYDGRQPVLCIMDKSMIKTVLIKECYNIFTNRRNFHLNGELFDAVSVAEDDTWRRIRSVLSPSFTSGRLKEMFGIMKQHSSTLLSGMKKQADKDQTIEVKEFFGPYSMDVVTSTAFSVDIDSLNNPSDPFVSNVKKMLKFDLFNPLFLLVALFPFTGPIMEKIKFSFFPTAVTDFFYASLAKIKSGRETGNSTNRVDFLQLMIDSQKGSDTKTGEEQTKGLTDHEILSQAMIFIFAGYETSSSTMSFLAYNLATNPHVMTKLQEEIDTVFPNKAPIQYEALMQMDYLDCVLNESLRLYPIAPRLERVAKKTVEINGIVIPKDCVVMVPTWTLHRDPEIWSDPEEFKPERFSKENKESIDPYTYMPFGAGPRNCIGMRFALLMIKLAMVEILQSFTFSVCDETEIPLEMDIQGLLMPKRPIKLRLEPRSNSPSNTTATSPTT